A DNA window from Acidimicrobiia bacterium contains the following coding sequences:
- a CDS encoding acyl-CoA/acyl-ACP dehydrogenase, which yields MGDTPRVTFALTEEQEMLRQTTRQFLADRVSPTVVRDLMETETGFDAALWQSGAELGWHSLAIPEEYGGAGYTFAELSVVLEEMGRALFPGPFLSTVVMAANAILIGGSDSQKKELLPGIAMGESVMTMALFEGSHGAVTDDIRMTAAQDGGDWVLDGVKKNVLFGHVAGTIVTAARTPNGLSLFLVPADAGGLSAEHVPTLDAIRKQATVTFAGVRLGPEALLGSEGTAGDVIDQVLRLASVALSLEQVGGAQWCLETSVEHGQTRFQFGRAIGSFQAIKHRLADMLVSVEHAKSTAYHAARIVDDATEMLVAAPLAKSVCSEAYLGAASDTIQILGGTGFTWEHDTHLYFKRAKSTSLMFGGVRHQRRLLAEALGL from the coding sequence GTGGGTGATACTCCTCGTGTGACCTTCGCACTCACGGAAGAGCAAGAGATGCTCCGTCAGACGACTCGCCAGTTCCTCGCAGACCGGGTTTCCCCGACGGTGGTGCGTGATCTGATGGAAACCGAGACCGGGTTTGACGCCGCGTTGTGGCAATCCGGCGCCGAGTTGGGCTGGCACTCGCTGGCCATCCCGGAGGAGTACGGCGGAGCCGGGTACACCTTTGCCGAGTTGAGTGTCGTTCTCGAGGAAATGGGACGCGCACTGTTTCCCGGACCGTTCCTCTCGACGGTTGTCATGGCTGCCAACGCCATTCTGATCGGCGGTAGCGACTCGCAGAAGAAAGAGCTTCTCCCCGGCATCGCGATGGGTGAGTCCGTGATGACCATGGCGCTATTCGAGGGGTCGCACGGTGCCGTGACCGACGACATCCGGATGACCGCTGCACAGGATGGTGGGGACTGGGTTTTGGACGGTGTGAAGAAGAACGTCTTGTTCGGGCATGTTGCCGGGACAATCGTCACGGCGGCCAGAACTCCGAATGGCCTCAGCCTGTTCCTGGTTCCGGCGGACGCCGGCGGTTTGAGTGCCGAACATGTGCCGACCCTCGACGCAATCCGCAAGCAAGCCACCGTGACCTTCGCCGGGGTCCGTTTGGGTCCCGAGGCTCTGCTCGGAAGCGAAGGAACCGCAGGCGACGTGATCGATCAGGTTCTACGGCTGGCATCCGTGGCGCTGTCGCTCGAACAGGTCGGCGGCGCGCAATGGTGTCTCGAGACCTCGGTGGAGCACGGGCAGACCCGATTCCAGTTCGGCCGGGCGATCGGTTCCTTCCAGGCGATCAAACACCGGTTGGCAGATATGCTCGTTTCGGTGGAACACGCCAAGTCGACGGCCTACCACGCCGCCCGGATTGTCGATGATGCCACCGAGATGCTGGTCGCAGCCCCGCTCGCCAAGTCGGTTTGCTCTGAGGCATACCTAGGGGCGGCCTCGGACACGATTCAGATCCTGGGCGGCACCGGCTTCACCTGGGAGCACGACACGCACCTGTACTTCAAGCGGGCGAAGAGCACGTCCTTGATGTTCGGTGGTGTCCGACACCAGCGGCGGCTGCTGGCCGAAGCACTTGGTCTCTGA